The window AGGCTGTGAccaccgaccggcggaacaggCTCAACACCAAGAAGGCTCGGGATAGGGCGGCCGCAGCTGTGGCGGAGCAGGCAGGTCGCGCGGCGGAACAAGCAGAGGCgtctcgcgcggggatgatgaatctgcCCAGCGGCCACGGCCCGCACGTTCCCTCGAGCCAGCAGAGCGTCGGGTCGCCGGCCGGCTTCGCGTCGGCGACACACCCCTGGGGTTGCGCGCCATCGCCTGGCTACACCGATGGCGACGCGCACGGcgggttcaaccccaacatcacctttccGCATGGCCACCCCGCCCAGCGCGCGCCCTCACCCGCGTTCGCCGGCGTCCAGTACCCCCGTACACCTACTCGCCGCTGGCCTACGCATCTTCCCTGACGCCACCTCTGCGCCGTGGCGCGCTGCTCTTCTCACAGGCCTCGTTGTAGCATCTTAGCAACCCCGACAGGACggaggccgacatggacgacatcatcacgACCCGCTCGGCCGCCGCCGTGGCCTCCCCTGGGTTCAACACCCAAGAAGATGCGGTTGACCTAAACGGCGACATGGATGACGGGCTCGACTATGGCGAGGAGGAGctagaggaggaggacgaggaggagccggCGCTTGCTCCGGGGAAGAAAGGCAAAAGAAGAGGACACGGGCAGCCAGGACTGGCGAGACGCGAATCAAGTGGGTGTCCAAAGAAGAcgagtgcctcgccgaagcatggaaggcCGTCTGCCTGGACCTGGCCACCGGCACGAACCAGAACGCGGTGACGtattgggaccgcatcaaggcggagttcgacgagcgcaagctgGTCGACCCCTACTTCTCCGACGTCCACATGCAGCGCAGCGCGAAGGCCATGGCCAACCATTGGACGCTCATCCAAacagcgtgcaacaaatggcatgggatcgtcgaggagatCGCGGCTCGCCCAGAAAGCGGCGCCAACTACAAGAGTCAGGCATGGCGCCGGTCCCTTCTTCTTTTTCCGTCGTGTACGTCGCCGACATTTTTTCCTCCTCGCTGCAGATGGTcctgttgttggccatgtttcaccAAGACAGCAGCTCCGACCAAgatttcaagtacctccacgtgttATCCCGGATCAATTGTTGTGCGGAAGTCCGGCGCACCCTCGATAAGGCAAAGGAGACATACAAGCCTGATGCACCGACACCGGGCGTGGCCCATGGCCGCCCTAAAGGCAACAAAGCCCCAAGTCAACGAAGAACGTTTCTCTAGCCACCGCGCGTCTACAGGAGTCCATCGAACACTGCATTGCCTATGCCAAGACCCGAGCCACCAAGAGGGAAGAGAAAATCGAGGCACGATGGTCGGCGTTGATGACGACCAGCGCCGCCAAGCTTGACctactccggaccaacgtcgccCTGCTCTGGACCAACgtagccgcgaagaagaggaacaccggccTGGCTTTTCTGATGGGAGGGGCGGACATGTCGAGCATGGACGATAAGGTCAAGGCGTGGTTCCTGGCAGAGcgtggcctcatcctgaaccagattcCATCGATGGCGGCGCACACGCTGACCCcaacgccgccgccaagccccagcGATGCCTCCACGACGACCAGCACAGAAGCCGCGCCGACTCCGACTAGCCCATGCATGCCGACTCCCGCCAGTCCGATGCCAGACGTCGACACCGTTTGATGCAGTACACCGATTAGCCCGGTCCTTTCTTTTAAATGCTGAACTTTCAAGTTTATTGATTGCCGAACTGTGGCATGGTGATCGTCGGACTTGTGGCATTCATCGCCTGTCTTGTGGCGTTGATGGCCTTTTTAGGTAGGCGGGAAATGTATGTTTGAATTCAACCATCTTGGCGGCCGGCCCTGGGGGCGTGGCTAGGACCTTAATCTCCCCCAGGGCCTAAAAAATGCCGGGCGATGGGGCGAAATAGCGCCGGCCGCTGCGCTGGGGGGCCAAACGAGTGGAGTTACTCTAAGTTGGTGCCACGGATTTAGCATTGGATGTTGGTTTTCCTCTTAGGCACTGAAGCTTGCCGGACACGAGGGAGGGACCCAGCACGATGCCGGATAGGAGAGGCGTGACCCGGCTCGAGGACCTACGCGACGATATCATCCACATGACACTCGTCCAGTTGCCGTCCAAGGAAGTTGGACGTTACCGAGCCGTCAGCACGTCATGGTGCACTGCCACATCCACGCCCAAATTCATGTTCGACCACCACCAGCTCCAGCCCTCGCTACCCATTATGGACGGTCGGGGGCTGCCCACTAGTTTCGTCCTCTGCCACTCCGCTGGCACCAAACAACAGCTCTGGCCTTCCTCCTGGTGCGTCATATACCACTCCGAGATTTGTTTTCATGGCGCCTACGGTTGCTTCCCCGTCATCTCCTGGCCGCACCAATTCGACATCTGCAACCCAGTTATCCACACACATGCTGTCCTACCCCAGCCTCATGTGGAGCATGTCCTCTACAAACACCATAATTTGTTTCAACCAGCACCTTCCAACTCAAGAATACAGGGTGCTCTGGGTCTCGGAACCATGGCAGCCGTACATATCCAGCTTGCACATTCTCACAGTGGGATCCAATGTGATGAGGCATATCAACGTCAGAGTACAAACACTCTAACCGCCATCCATGGAACAAAAACAACAGTTACTCAAGGGATTGCGCTCTAAGTCCTGCTGTCCACCATCAGTGCATCACCGTGGCAGCTTGCACCGGTGTCCATATGATGCCAATGAAATTGGGGGACACAACACAGATACTATTGTGTTCGACACAGAAGCCGAGTCATTCCGGTGGATGCACAGTCCTACCCAGCTGTGCCATCATAGAAAGTTGTTCGACATGAACATGACACTTGCTTTATGCGGCAGCTTGACTCCCAGCTTGACCGCTATGGATCTCTGGGTGATGCAGGATTACGTCTGGAGTTTCAAGTGCTGGATTGACGTGTCAATGATGGAGGTATCACGACAACTTTATTCAACCTCTTGCAAAAAGAAAAGGAGAACACCACTTGATTCAACAGTGCAATGGCTCAATGATATGGTTGTGTTGAACGACCGTGAGCTGCTGATCATGTTTAAGAATAAACATGTAATGCATTGTGACACTGATGGCAACTTCTAAGAAATGgtgaacatcggaaagagtcaatattgtATGATGCTTAACCACTGCCGCCTCAAAGAGAGCATTATTCCAATTCCATCGCACTAGATTGACATGCAAAAGGAAGAATACAAGTTTTCACTCTCCGCAAGGCGTGTCCGAATGTTCAAGATTTCTGGTTTGCTTCCCCCTTGGATTTAGAGCATGTATTTTCTTCGTAACTCTTATTACTACTTATCTATCAATATAACAAATGCTTTCGGTATCTAGTGCTTACTATGATATCTTGAACATCTGGTACTTATTGTGATGTCTTGTGAATTAATCGTCTAAAATATGGAGTATCAACCTATGATATTATAACTTTGTTACTCTTGAATCACATGGATAACCCGTCTGGTGTTTTACAGGAGAGAATTAAAAGAAAGAATTACAAGAGGGGCAAGCAAAAGCCATGTTTGAGCTTAGACACGATGATCTTACGTCAGGGGCTCCAAAAGATACTGAAAGTGCACGTAGATCTGTCCAGCATGTGCAAATTAAGCAGCATGGCGACGCGCGCGAGCAACATTgctgaggctggtcatagtggaaagtaatttAGACTAGTAATTTTAAAATGGCGGAAGTAACATATTTGTGATATCGGACAAGGATTTGTGACATGAAGGTGCAGTACATTGAGGTCTTAGACAACATAAGTTACTCCCATTATTATAAGCCTGCCGATCGACAGTACACTTATGCACTCATGGTCCCTTCTGCCAATCTTTACTTTCATGCAATTTGAAGAACATGATATCATAGTACGTACCGTTTGATACCAATGACACCACAGGGTCAGGCCTTCAGCAATGACAGCCATAGTACGTACGCTGCTTTAAATGACAACGTACGGGTGCATGCATCGACTCAAGACTCCACAAACTTCACTGAAGCCGAGACTTCAATGGACTGCTACGGCTCCTGTGCATGCATTTGAAAATTAAGCGCCATGAGTGCTAGCTATTTTTGGCCAAAATAAAAGAAGCACATTTAAGTTTTATAATTTATATTAGAAAGGAGTTGCATAGTACGTCCAAATCACAATGAGCTACCATTTACAGAAATTTTCCGTGTCAATCAAAATATACAACATATGCACTAAATAAGGTTTACTCTTCATTTCAAGTGATGATAATTCAGTCATCAAGCAGCAGACTTATCTAGGGTGACCCCGGGCAAGATCGACATCCCATCCCGTCCCCCGCGCGAGCGGCACGGGCAGAACCCTagatcgccgccgccgctcccctttCTCGCCTTTCTTCTCCCTCGCCACCGCCAGGcaacgccgccgggcaaagcccgcgcgtGCGTCGGCGGCGGCAGGGCTCCCTCCCCCATCGCGAGGCTcctgggcggcgcgggacggccggCCCTCGCGGGGGCGCTCGGCTCGGTGGCAGGTTGGGCCGCCAGCGGATCTGGCCGGGGCTCCCCTGCTTGGTGGCGGCGGCGTGGTCTGCGCGGGGCGGCGAGCGCGCGGGCTCCTCCTCATCCCGATATAATGGCGCCGCGGTGGCGCCGGCGCTCGGGCGTGCGGCGGGGTTCGCGAGGGTGGTCGGCACGCGTCTTCCTCCCCGATCTGATGGCTCCACGGTGGCGCCAGTGCTCGGGAGGTTGGCTTCGGCAAGCGGTAGCGGGCGCTGGGCGCTGGGCtctcggcggcgctccggcgtgtgCAGGCGCGGCGGTCCCTGTGCGCGGTCGGAGGCTCCGCCTCTGACCCGGACGGCGCGGGGGATGACGGTTGCCCGGCGTGGCCGGTGATCTGGATGCGGTGGTGTCGGCGGCTCGCTGATATGCCGGTACTCCAGGGTCTGCCTGGTGGTGCTGATGGTGACGACGGCCCGGGCATGAGAGTTTGATCCCTTTGaactgatctgggtgaaaacttgccttcCGCTCCTGCTAAGGCCGGCAGTGGCGGCGCTATCtgcatcgttcccttcttgaaggcatcgccgtggagaagttcagGGCCACTCTCTACTACCTCCAGGGgatcggatgatcggatgacgaaggcgctctggtgtcgttcctccttgggggcgtcattcttggaggtacacacgtgattGAGGGACCAGGGtacggattctttggtggagcagtgcttcatcctacacactgatggcgacagatcttgacggcgtggcgcagtgcagattcggagttcgctgtgggaggatggactcgcgcaggaggacgacgctgtcgggcgtcatggtggcgtcgatggcagagagacctagcatggtacatgcaacagtacagctctgaagatggatttgtggcaggtggttgcggcggcctcgtacccggcaggcgtcctggttgaggagtgcgccggactggtaggttccacatacccggcaggcgtcctggttgggacctgaggtcttagatgtttaggtttggctgcgatgtctgtttggtattaggcccagactatatgCGTCCCTTCAtcgattggataggtgtagcgatagttgttgcttagacggttgCTTCAGTCTTGATGTTGTATGGCTTTCtacggtcttgtgagaataattaataaagtggccgtatgcatcgtccagatgcagaggccgggggtcatcctccttttctaaaaaaagtcaGACTTGTCTAGGGTGGTAATTATCACCGGAAAACTGCAAACCACATGACTCAATTGTGAATTACGCATGCTTATCCGCATGACTTGCAAACTCTTCATGAATATTCACGTTCATTATTTTTAAGACACTAGGAaacatgcctgtgcgttgcaacgggaaagaaaaaatatatatcaCATGCCCCTTACCTGATAAGCACCCGTATCATTGCTTACCCTCCTTTCAATCTATTACTCGTAATGAGTAACAACTACTCGTAATGAGTAACAACAGGAGTACTTGGcaaacgacagaagatagaaaactGGAAGGAGCCGCCGTGTGGCGACGGGGAGGGAAACTCGAAATCGACGCCGTCGGTTCCctcccctccctcgccgccgccagaggcGCGGCTGGGCGAAGCCTAGTTGGCGCTAGTGCGGGCAAGGCTCTCGCGTCCTCCGCGTTGGGAAACGAGCACGGGACAATGTCTTTGGCAAGGGTGTGCCATAAGCTGGGTGCCATGGTGTGTTGGTGCTCCAGCACGCAGCGGACGGCGCGATGATGGACTGCAGGTGATTGCGGCGGATCCGGGGCTGGCGCGCCTAGATCCTCTCACTACGGGCGGCGTCTCCGCTAGTCGGGTCGGGGCAGACAGGCTCGGGCCATGTGCTCGAATTTGATTCGCTTGACGCGAGCATTACTTTTACTTTAGAGGGTGTCTCGACGAGCGTTTTTGCCTCCTGCTCTCCTGGTTCGAAGGACTGCCACATCCAAAAGGAAAGTGGTAACCTATGCAGAAGAAGGTCTCTTCAAGGAAGAGGATTAGTGGCTCTCAGGTGCCACACACCCCTATATCAACATAACATTAAAAAGCATATTAGGAATTTTCAAAAAAGGTCTGAAATTTTAAGATATGAAACATGGGTGCCCGTTGTACATCCGTGTTCAATTTCGTGGAGAATGGGTACACATGATAATGTCAGTAGAAAAGACAAAAAAGTCGTATGTATAGAAAAGAATGTTGGATGTATTGTATGTCAGATCAAAGATACCACGGGCATCTATTCCCCACGAAAATGAACAGGGGTGTATAATGGGCACCCATGTTTGGTATcgtaaaatttcagatttttttgaaatttctaatATTTATTTTAATGTTACGTTCATATAGGAGGGTGTGGCACCCGGGTGCTCCAATGCATTTCCCGTCTCTTCAATACAAAATAATACTCCAATAATTACATGTGGATATATATATTGTCGGTGTGTACTGTGTATCAATTAGAAAAACAGAATCAGAGTTTTTAGAAAATGTTACCTTCGCCATGGCATTCACTACAGATATGTAGGCATtggcaaaaagaagaaaaaaactatATTAACCGACTACAGTTCAACTGAACTGAACTTGCAGAAGCACTATCATTTGGTAATTCGCAGCTCCCAGCAATTCTATCTAGGAAAGTTAAGGCTAAAATAAGTTGGACCCCACAACTCCACTCTACTGATAAGCATCAAAGGAACATCTTAAAATTCTAAATCCAGGCTGTGTACGCCTAACAGAGGGGATTAAATGGGCTGTGGCAGCTTGGATTTAGAATTGGAGGGAGTCTGTAGTTAGGGATCATGGTCGTTGTCCCCTACCTTGGCGGGATGAACAGAATGACTCGGGAAGTGCAGTTAACTCCTCGTCCCCAATAGTTCATGTATGGTCTCAAACGCCACCAACCGCAGTCATCAGTTCCACACTTCCACTCGCCCATTAAGGGATACAATAGCACGGACAGGAGCATGTAGATCACAGCTCACCAGAGTGCGTACCAACAGGTGTACCCACCGCTGTGCTGATGCTCGTCAGCCACCACGACGTGAGATGAGCCAAATGAGCCCTTTGGCGGGCACGACCACGTCGGTGACCTGCCACGCGCCCGTCCCAGCCGGAACTGGGTCCATTCCGAGCGTCGCGCGAGCATGTATTCTCCGTGGAAGTTGTACGGTCTCGCATCGAGCATGGCGACCATGGCGGTGAACGGCCAGGTCAGCCATGGCGGGTATACGGGACGTCCGCCCAGGATGTGGTGGTTGGATTTCTCAAGAAGAACTTGTCATCGGCTGGCGAGTAGCAGCATGCAACCCAGACTGAAGATGACATCAAGCGGACGCCCGAGGAGTCCGGGATCGACGAGGAAGAGATGGTGCCGTCGATCGGACCCGTCGAACTGAAGGAACCCGGCCAAGTGAATTGAACTTTGGCGCAGAAGTGCCGCATGCGCCATGGTGAGAAGAGGGGCGAGGCGATCTAGCGCAAGCACGACGGCTGAACGAGGCAGAGGTACATGTCCGTAGGTGCACCACCGCGTTCTCGCCGGATCCACACTCGCTACCCGAGATTCCCACAGCCGTCGTCGCGTAGTAGACAATAACATTCGATGAGAAGGATCCCAAGGAGGACCATGCGGGGAAGATGTATAAAAGATGATAGATGAAGCAATCTTGAGGGGAAGACGAGGATGATCTGGGGATGAGGTTGAGGAGGGAGGTATTGCAAGATTTACGGGATTGATAATCATTACTTGCCAAACTGGCCGGTTGTGGGACAACTTAGCATACGGGGAAGGaacggaaaaagggaagggagggaTCGATCGGCTGGACGAGAGGACGAACGTAAGAGGGGAGAGGGAACCTTAcgtttcttttaggtagtagagatttgAGATGTGGAAGAATTAAGGCATGGGGCTGCACTGCGCCACTCAATATTCCAGCTGCCATGCCACCTCATCAGATCACCGCGCACGCCCGTCACCGAGCAGACACCTAGCATGCCGTGGCCCCTGCTTTTGTGAGGCAGAGAAATCATGTGGCGCTTCGCCCGGCAGCGTCCACCGGCGACGGCGAGCGGCCAGATAGAAGGGTGGGGTGCTAGAGCTAGGGTTCGCCCGGGTTGCCTGCAGGAGAGACATGAGGACTAGTTCTTTCTTTGTTAGACCGTGGGAACTATTAAGCCTTTTGAACTAGTGGTATTTTGAGTAAATAGTATAAAAGtaccagttttttttaaaaaaggttGAAAACCTACTAAAAAGTTAACTCGCTGTTCCAGAAAACACCAATGACCTCCTGGGTAAAAATTATTGTGGTTTATGACAGCTGCGACCAACACGTCAGGAAGACGTTCCACAAATATCAAATCAGTTAGCTTGACCGTTAAACTGGCCGTAATGACATTCGAGGCCCACCCGTCCGCTTCTTCTATTTTACAAATTTACAAACATGTGCTTATGTTTTTACAGAACAACCACTataaatattttcaaaaaagtAATCAGGGCATTGTAATCTTATTTTGAAAATCTAGTGGGCCCTGACAAGGAAAAAAATGCAATCAGGTCCATGTGCCCCATTCGGTCGTGGAGCACATCCATTCTTGGCCTGTCGCCGGCGCAGTCCAAGCTGCCCGGCTGCGCCCGGATAAGCTGGCGTCGCCGCCAAGCACCTGGTCCAGGTTGGGTGCGGCGCAACGCCCTCAGCCGCCGAGGACATTGTCACCACCTCGCTCGTGTCCTGCATGCCCCCCCGTGCCGCGTCTTGGTGATGCTTGCATAGCCGCGGAGCTCCTGAGTAGGTGGGGACGCCAACACGCCCTCAGCCGTCGTGGCTGCTCGAAGTCGGGCCGTGCCCTCTCCTTGCATGCCTCCCCGGTCGCGAGAGGAAGTGGCCGTCTAGGGAGGAATAGGGGGAGGGGCAAGGGCAGCGTGGAGTTCCGGGATATTTGGGGAACAACTTCATTAGGGATTttagggtggctgacttgtgggtcccACCAATCAGTAAACATACAAACTTAAGTGTTGAGATAATGTTGCCGACTTTTGTGCCACATGGACCTGACAACTATCATAAAACGCTTTAAAATTAATCAAACCGTTCATCGGTGCAACACAATATTTTTTTGAAACAACGAACCAATTTCGTGGTAGGTTTCTAGAAATTAAAAAAATGGTAGTTTTTCCGGAATCCTGTCCCCTTAAATGGAAGGTATTTTTGAACTTTTGGTTTTCACTAGTGGTGTTTTAATTTGACTATTCCATCTTTTAAATATTATGAGGCATGTTTAATTTAAAAATGTATATGTGTACTAAAAGCAGAAACTTAAGGAATACGGTGAGCTGTACGTCTATTGCGACATCGTGAGAGCGTAGTTAAGGCGGAGGCCGGACGTTCAAAAAGTTGAAAAGGCATCGCCTAGTCGATCTCCTCCTGCTGCTGCAGTCTACACCTCTCCTGCTGTTGCTGGCCGCCTCACTCAACTACCAGACCTTCTCCGCGGCCTTCTTCCCGAGCGTAGGTGAGGGTGAGCAACTTCCGATAGAACACACTAAGGTTTCGGACCTTTTGCTATGCGCGTCCTGTGTGGGAGGGTAAACCTATGTCAGCTTGTGTATTCTACGTGCTTGTCTTATTGATTTATAAGTTGGTGCCAATGATTTAGCATTGGATGTTGGTTTTCCTCTTAGGCACTGAAGCTTGCCGGATAGGAGGGAGGGAGCTAGCACCATGCCGGACAGGAGAGGCACGGCCCGGCTCGAGGACCTACCCGACGATATCATCCACAAGATACTCGTCCGGTTGCCGTCCAAGGACATCGGACGCTGCCGAGCCGTCAGCACGTCATGGTGCACTGCCACATCCACGCCCAAATTCATGCTCGACCACCACCAGCTGCAGCCCTCGCTCCCCATTATTGACGGCCGGGGGCTGCCCACTAGTTTCGTCCTCTTCCATTCCGCCGGCACCAAACAACAGCTCTGGCCTTTCTCCCGGTGCACCAAACACCACTCCGAGATTTCTCTTCATGGCACCTGCGGTGGCTTCCTCCTCATCTCCTGGCTCCACCAATTCTACATCTGCAATCCGGTTATCCACACGCATGCCCTCCTGCCCCAGCCTCATGTGGAGCATGCCCTCTACAACACCATAATTGGTTTCTACCAGCACCTTCCATCTCAAGAATACAGGGTGCTCTGGGTCTCGGAACCATGGCACCCGTATAAATCCAGCTTGCACGTTCTCACAGTGGGATCGATGAGGCATATCAGTGTCAGGATGCAAACACTCTCACCACCATCCATGGAACAAGAACATCAGTTACTGAAGGGATTGCGCTC is drawn from Triticum dicoccoides isolate Atlit2015 ecotype Zavitan chromosome 6B, WEW_v2.0, whole genome shotgun sequence and contains these coding sequences:
- the LOC119320805 gene encoding F-box/LRR-repeat protein At2g43260-like, producing MPDRRGTARLEDLPDDIIHKILVRLPSKDIGRCRAVSTSWCTATSTPKFMLDHHQLQPSLPIIDGRGLPTSFVLFHSAGTKQQLWPFSRCTKHHSEISLHGTCGGFLLISWLHQFYICNPVIHTHALLPQPHVEHALYNTIIGFYQHLPSQEYRVLWVSEPWHPYKSSLHVLTVGSMRHISVRMQTLSPPSMEQEHQLLKGLRSKSCCPPSVLHRGSLHWCPYDANEIGGHNTDIIVFDTDAESFRWIRSPTQLCHHRKLFDMNGTLALWGSLTPSLTAMDVWAMQDYVWSFKYRIDVSTLEVSRQLYSTSCKKKKRTPLDSTVQWLNDMVVLNDCELLIMFNSKHVMRCDIDGNFLEMVNIGKRQYCMMLNHCRLKESIIPIPSN